The following proteins are co-located in the Blattabacterium sp. (Blatta orientalis) str. Tarazona genome:
- a CDS encoding SurA N-terminal domain-containing protein: MNFLEKIRKNTWILFFLIGIAMFAFILDPHVLFKFFSEKSSIFGKVNGENISIKEYVDCFQFLKQFRQGESDSHLKKETWNLLIHEKLLNQQAMKLGIQNTKKDFWDAISRQSIYSYIPELQDNFGKLDLKKFQLYLKNLENASHVSHSQMEIEKNVWSYEKNSIPKRILAKKYVEMLMYGLNTSLIEGELNYKEKNFFSIIDYIFIPYSEIEHKYNMFLIEKNEIKNFIRKHKFLYKRENLRSLSFAICRSKPSLEDEKNMKNKMEKLFHKFKSTNKNYMFVLTKSEKPFDSNFYFKNNLPPILQNFVVKNNKIGSMFSPIKENNTYVMAKIIGKKMISDSVLSSHILISHKEAIRSSNKRTKKEAEEIANKIYKILQKDPSKFEELVIKKSDDLINAKKNQGSLGWLKYNEQNSIGKFNIFDSENKKRMIGLTETKFGYHIIRIDDKSIPKPAYQFAVIVKTLIPSKKTEDLLYSRVRKFFGKNKHHKLNTFINNARKEGYETIFLKYVRSSQWDIDDLKTEVDKEIIDWSFDKNRKEGDCHIFSTSNKDYIIVYLSNIQKEGFSMEEIKNNLIPFLKRKKINRLLSNIEKRKFFTRNLEEIASYFSKKIRKNCKINFYDSMVNDYKEPKVVGSASSLRLYETSKPILGEKGVFFVRPSRHIFPSKKPSYFSHEIEMLNALLRKKMLENIGNVLIKKSIIKDYRKHFQ, translated from the coding sequence ATGAATTTTTTAGAAAAAATTAGAAAAAATACATGGATTTTATTTTTCCTTATAGGAATAGCCATGTTTGCTTTTATATTAGATCCTCATGTCCTATTTAAATTTTTTTCTGAAAAATCCAGTATTTTTGGAAAAGTAAACGGAGAAAATATTTCTATAAAAGAATATGTTGATTGTTTTCAATTTTTAAAACAATTTCGTCAAGGAGAATCAGATTCCCATTTAAAAAAGGAAACTTGGAATTTATTGATTCATGAAAAATTGTTAAATCAACAAGCTATGAAACTAGGAATACAAAATACAAAAAAAGATTTTTGGGATGCTATATCTAGACAATCTATATATAGTTATATCCCAGAATTACAGGATAACTTCGGAAAGTTAGATCTCAAAAAATTTCAATTATACCTAAAAAATTTAGAAAATGCATCTCATGTTTCCCATTCTCAAATGGAAATAGAAAAGAATGTTTGGTCTTATGAAAAAAATAGTATTCCCAAAAGAATTCTTGCAAAGAAATATGTAGAAATGTTAATGTATGGATTAAATACTTCTTTAATAGAAGGAGAATTAAATTATAAGGAAAAAAACTTTTTTTCCATCATTGATTATATTTTTATTCCTTATTCAGAAATAGAACATAAATATAACATGTTTTTAATAGAAAAAAATGAAATTAAAAATTTTATTAGAAAACATAAGTTTCTTTATAAAAGAGAAAATTTAAGGAGTCTTAGTTTTGCAATTTGTAGATCAAAACCATCTTTGGAAGATGAAAAGAATATGAAAAATAAAATGGAAAAATTATTTCATAAATTTAAATCGACCAATAAAAATTATATGTTTGTTTTAACAAAGTCTGAGAAACCTTTTGATTCAAATTTTTATTTTAAAAATAATCTTCCTCCTATTTTGCAAAATTTTGTTGTGAAAAATAATAAAATTGGAAGTATGTTTAGTCCTATAAAAGAAAACAATACATATGTTATGGCAAAAATTATTGGAAAAAAAATGATTTCTGATTCTGTTTTATCTAGTCATATATTGATTTCTCATAAAGAGGCTATACGTTCTTCCAATAAGAGAACTAAAAAAGAAGCGGAGGAAATAGCTAATAAAATCTATAAAATTCTTCAAAAAGATCCATCTAAATTTGAAGAATTAGTGATAAAAAAATCTGATGATTTAATTAATGCAAAAAAAAATCAAGGAAGTTTAGGATGGTTAAAATATAATGAACAGAATTCTATTGGAAAATTTAATATTTTTGATTCGGAAAATAAAAAGAGGATGATAGGACTTACTGAAACTAAATTCGGTTATCATATTATTAGAATAGATGATAAAAGTATCCCAAAACCTGCTTATCAATTTGCTGTAATTGTAAAAACACTTATTCCATCCAAAAAAACAGAAGATCTACTTTATAGTCGTGTCAGAAAATTTTTTGGAAAAAATAAACATCATAAACTAAATACATTTATTAATAATGCAAGAAAAGAGGGGTATGAAACTATATTTTTAAAATATGTTAGATCTTCTCAATGGGATATAGATGATTTGAAAACAGAAGTAGATAAAGAAATCATTGATTGGTCTTTTGATAAAAATAGAAAAGAAGGAGACTGTCATATTTTTTCCACTTCCAATAAAGACTATATTATAGTTTATCTTTCCAATATTCAAAAAGAAGGATTTTCTATGGAAGAAATAAAAAATAATTTGATTCCTTTTCTTAAAAGAAAAAAAATAAATAGGCTTTTATCCAATATAGAAAAAAGGAAATTTTTTACTAGAAATTTAGAAGAAATAGCATCTTATTTTTCCAAGAAAATCAGAAAAAATTGCAAAATAAATTTTTATGATTCTATGGTTAATGACTATAAAGAACCAAAAGTGGTTGGTTCTGCCTCTTCTTTAAGATTATATGAAACATCTAAACCAATTTTAGGAGAAAAAGGAGTCTTTTTTGTAAGACCATCAAGACATATTTTTCCTTCTAAAAAACCTTCTTATTTTTCCCATGAAATAGAAATGTTAAATGCTCTTTTGAGGAAAAAAATGTTAGAAAATATAGGAAATGTATTAATCAAAAAATCAATAATAAAAGATTATAGGAAACATTTTCAATGA
- a CDS encoding twin-arginine translocase TatA/TatE family subunit produces MINPLFISFEESFFIILIAIIIFGPKKIPDIARGMGEGVRYLKNAKNKIQNEMRRSNIVEKKRSILNKENKIHSSSIKRH; encoded by the coding sequence ATGATAAATCCTTTATTTATTAGTTTCGAAGAAAGTTTTTTCATTATTCTTATAGCTATTATTATATTTGGCCCAAAAAAAATACCGGATATAGCTCGTGGAATGGGAGAAGGGGTAAGATATTTAAAAAATGCGAAAAATAAAATTCAAAATGAGATGAGACGGAGTAATATAGTAGAAAAAAAAAGATCTATTCTCAACAAAGAAAATAAAATACATTCTTCTTCTATAAAACGTCATTGA
- a CDS encoding protein translocase subunit SecDF, which translates to MRIRNFFTIFIVSLLTVICLYYILFSLYVYKLERDAYLYSKGNLEIEKKYLESKKRIGLLKYNHFSARNKVLNLGLDLRGGISFILEISEKDLLKKFSNNSKNPVFLKALNHADKEKEKNPNVDYFSSFLNFFYRNKKKIQTDFSISDFFVNRSYVDEINYTDRDLEKVIRKKIELSISDTHNILISRMDKFGVVQPNVQRIKKSNRILIELPGIENIDRVKNILQKRAELHFFEIYNFREIFPYFEKINKIYSENEKLERFEPNNFSSARKTRSFIEMLNISKINKMDNNLVVGLVHKKEMNKITYFLNSMDVVEYLPYTLRNIKFLWGSKTYQYNQEKYVPLFAVKEENNSLNGDIITSVYKSFGPFNEIFINIKMNQEGAKNWKIFTEKNIGRNIAIVLDDLVYTAPFVKSVIPNGISQISGNLSLQESEDLVNVLSTGRLPTSVKIIQSEVVGPSLGKETIRKGIFSFFIAIIFVFIWMFYYYIIPGLYANIALIFNFVFILGFLISINSVLTFPGIAGIILTLAMSMDSYVLIYEKIKEDMRNGTSIRSAIHNSYTFQGALSSIIDGQVTTLLCGIILFFFGIGPIKGFSTTLIIGIFTSFFSSICLGKLFLEWHLNKYKKIFFRIWNSNKVSWDFLSKRKFSYAISFICILGSLISFYYKGLNLGIDFVGGRTYIIRFDRKVLPDHISFLLSKYFIENGKPSSPKVLPFGEENKMKIVTKYKIWNENNQIDQEILKNVLALKPYFHTIDFQDFKTIDKDKSLGILSSEKVEPVIAKYITKNAFISILLSLFGIFFYIFIRFKKWKFGLGALVSLLHDTIIVLGLFSIFHERFSVLEINQSFIAALLTIIGYSINDTVIVYDKIRKFSGTESFSIKEIINKGINSSLTRTMNTSFITIWAICIILFFGGTTIRSFMLALLFGVSIGTYSSIFIASSIVYDLSKKKEKK; encoded by the coding sequence ATGCGGATAAGAAATTTTTTTACGATTTTTATCGTCTCTTTACTTACTGTTATTTGTTTATACTACATTCTTTTTAGCCTTTATGTTTATAAATTAGAAAGGGATGCTTATTTGTATTCTAAAGGAAACTTAGAAATAGAAAAAAAATATCTTGAATCTAAAAAAAGAATAGGATTATTAAAATATAATCATTTTAGTGCAAGAAATAAAGTTTTAAATTTAGGTTTAGATTTAAGAGGAGGAATCAGCTTTATTTTAGAAATATCTGAAAAAGATTTATTAAAAAAATTTTCTAATAATTCCAAAAATCCTGTTTTTTTAAAAGCATTAAATCATGCAGATAAAGAAAAAGAAAAAAATCCTAATGTAGATTATTTTTCTTCTTTTCTAAACTTTTTTTATAGGAATAAAAAGAAAATCCAAACAGATTTTTCTATTTCAGATTTTTTTGTAAATAGATCTTATGTAGATGAAATAAACTATACAGATAGAGACCTTGAAAAGGTTATTAGAAAAAAAATAGAATTATCTATTTCTGATACTCATAACATTCTTATATCTAGAATGGATAAATTTGGAGTAGTCCAACCGAATGTACAAAGAATCAAGAAATCCAATCGGATTTTAATAGAATTACCTGGAATAGAAAATATAGATAGAGTAAAAAATATTTTACAAAAAAGAGCAGAATTACACTTCTTTGAAATATACAATTTTCGAGAAATTTTTCCTTATTTTGAAAAAATAAATAAAATTTATTCAGAAAATGAAAAATTAGAACGATTTGAACCGAATAATTTTTCCTCTGCAAGAAAAACTAGGTCTTTCATAGAAATGTTAAACATTTCCAAAATAAACAAGATGGATAATAATCTTGTTGTAGGATTAGTCCATAAGAAGGAGATGAACAAGATTACCTATTTTTTAAACTCTATGGACGTAGTAGAATATTTACCATATACTTTACGAAATATAAAATTTTTATGGGGATCTAAAACCTATCAATATAATCAGGAAAAATATGTTCCGTTATTTGCTGTAAAAGAAGAAAATAATTCCTTGAATGGGGATATTATTACTAGTGTATATAAATCTTTTGGACCTTTCAACGAAATATTCATCAATATAAAAATGAATCAGGAAGGAGCTAAAAATTGGAAAATATTTACTGAAAAAAATATTGGAAGAAACATAGCTATAGTTCTTGATGATTTAGTTTACACAGCACCTTTTGTAAAATCAGTCATTCCTAATGGAATATCTCAAATATCTGGAAATTTATCTTTACAAGAATCTGAAGATTTAGTAAATGTACTAAGTACAGGTAGATTGCCTACTTCAGTCAAAATAATTCAATCAGAAGTAGTGGGTCCTTCTTTGGGAAAGGAAACTATACGGAAAGGAATATTTTCTTTTTTTATAGCCATTATTTTTGTATTTATTTGGATGTTTTATTATTATATAATTCCAGGATTATATGCTAACATAGCATTAATTTTTAATTTTGTATTTATACTTGGTTTTCTTATTTCCATTAATTCTGTATTAACCTTTCCTGGAATTGCAGGTATTATATTAACATTAGCCATGTCCATGGATTCGTATGTTCTAATTTATGAAAAAATTAAAGAAGATATGAGAAATGGAACATCTATTCGTTCAGCTATACATAATAGTTACACTTTTCAAGGAGCTTTATCATCTATTATTGATGGACAAGTTACTACTTTATTATGCGGAATTATCTTATTTTTCTTTGGAATAGGACCTATTAAAGGTTTTTCTACTACCTTAATTATTGGAATTTTTACCTCTTTTTTTTCTTCTATATGTTTGGGAAAATTATTTTTAGAGTGGCACTTAAATAAGTATAAAAAAATATTCTTTAGAATATGGAATTCTAATAAAGTTTCATGGGATTTTTTATCTAAAAGAAAATTTTCTTATGCTATTTCCTTTATATGCATTTTAGGAAGTCTTATCTCCTTTTATTATAAAGGATTAAATCTTGGAATAGACTTTGTAGGAGGTCGTACTTATATTATTCGTTTTGATCGTAAGGTCTTACCAGATCACATTTCTTTTCTTTTATCCAAATATTTTATAGAAAACGGGAAGCCTTCTTCTCCAAAAGTTCTTCCTTTTGGAGAAGAAAATAAAATGAAAATAGTAACTAAATACAAAATATGGAATGAAAACAACCAAATAGATCAAGAAATTTTGAAAAATGTTTTGGCATTAAAACCGTATTTTCATACGATAGATTTCCAGGATTTTAAAACTATAGATAAAGATAAATCTTTAGGAATATTGTCATCAGAAAAAGTAGAACCTGTTATAGCAAAATATATAACTAAGAATGCTTTTATTTCAATACTTTTGTCCTTATTTGGAATATTTTTTTATATTTTTATCAGATTTAAAAAATGGAAATTTGGTTTAGGAGCTTTGGTTTCTTTGTTACATGATACAATAATTGTACTTGGGTTATTTTCCATATTTCATGAACGTTTTTCTGTTTTAGAAATAAATCAATCTTTCATCGCCGCATTGTTAACAATAATAGGTTATTCTATCAATGATACAGTAATTGTGTATGATAAGATTCGAAAATTTTCAGGGACTGAATCGTTTTCCATAAAAGAAATTATAAACAAGGGGATTAATAGTTCTTTAACAAGAACCATGAATACCTCATTTATTACCATATGGGCTATATGTATTATTTTATTCTTTGGAGGAACTACTATTCGTAGTTTTATGTTAGCTTTGTTGTTTGGAGTAAGTATTGGAACTTATTCTTCTATATTTATCGCATCCTCCATAGTATATGATCTTTCTAAAAAAAAAGAAAAAAAATGA
- a CDS encoding ABC transporter ATP-binding protein/permease encodes MPFYHFSFFIRNIFRYLDEYFMRGAKNQLGKFFPVIEEPLNSTKIRNIFNAENKMQKRFENISECQRKLSARVVVFFFVNRKKELVSPVSEFLGSLTMILIVWDGGKLFL; translated from the coding sequence ATGCCTTTTTATCATTTTTCTTTTTTTATTCGTAATATCTTTAGGTATTTAGATGAATATTTCATGAGAGGAGCTAAAAATCAATTGGGAAAATTTTTTCCTGTGATAGAAGAACCTTTAAATTCTACAAAAATTAGAAATATTTTTAATGCTGAAAATAAAATGCAAAAACGTTTTGAAAATATATCTGAATGTCAAAGAAAACTTTCCGCTCGTGTTGTTGTGTTTTTTTTTGTAAATCGTAAAAAAGAATTAGTTTCTCCTGTTAGTGAATTTCTAGGTTCTCTCACAATGATTTTGATTGTTTGGGATGGAGGAAAACTTTTTTTATAA
- a CDS encoding ATP-binding cassette domain-containing protein — protein sequence MTLLGKSGSGKSTIDNLLANFYEVYSGEITIDGINIKYLKTREYRRLLGMVTQEPVLFLMILFSIILLYV from the coding sequence ATAACTTTATTAGGAAAATCTGGAAGTGGAAAATCTACTATAGATAATTTACTGGCTAATTTTTATGAGGTGTACTCAGGAGAAATAACTATTGACGGAATCAATATTAAATATTTAAAAACTAGAGAGTACAGAAGATTATTGGGAATGGTGACGCAAGAACCTGTTCTTTTTTTAATGATTCTGTTTTCAATAATATTGCTTTATGTCTAG
- a CDS encoding DUF475 domain-containing protein yields the protein MKDFFLNSIIDIVENPLISISIIGNLFFIESILSIDNAAVLASMIMDLKKEDRKKAFKYGIFGAYFFRGIALLCASFLIKIWWLKPLGGLYLIYLGLNYFFSSKNSSFKKNKDRKLRNSFWMVLLSIEIMDLAFSIDNLFAAVALSENFLLIFLGVFIGILAMRFAAQGFIKLLELYPFLKNSAFSVILLLGIKLLLSPFIHSIFSNKNFSLEGFFSIFYRSHIFISNDYFLDIFYY from the coding sequence ATGAAGGACTTTTTCTTAAATTCTATTATAGATATAGTAGAGAATCCTCTCATCTCCATTTCCATTATAGGAAATTTATTTTTTATAGAAAGTATTTTATCAATAGATAATGCGGCTGTGCTAGCTTCTATGATTATGGATTTGAAGAAAGAAGATAGAAAAAAAGCTTTTAAATACGGAATTTTTGGAGCTTATTTTTTTAGAGGGATTGCGCTTTTATGCGCTTCTTTCTTAATTAAAATTTGGTGGTTAAAACCATTAGGAGGGTTATATTTAATTTACCTTGGATTAAATTATTTTTTTTCATCAAAGAATTCTTCTTTTAAAAAAAACAAGGATAGAAAACTTAGAAATTCCTTTTGGATGGTTCTTCTTTCTATAGAAATAATGGATTTAGCTTTTTCTATTGATAATCTATTTGCTGCTGTAGCTTTATCAGAAAATTTTTTATTAATTTTTTTAGGAGTTTTTATAGGAATCTTAGCTATGAGATTTGCAGCTCAAGGATTTATTAAATTACTGGAATTATATCCATTTTTAAAAAATTCAGCATTTTCCGTAATTTTGTTACTTGGAATAAAACTTTTATTATCTCCTTTTATACATTCCATTTTCTCGAATAAAAATTTTTCTTTGGAGGGTTTTTTTTCTATTTTTTACCGTAGCCATATTTTTATTTCCAATGATTATTTCCTGGATATTTTCTACTACTAA
- a CDS encoding dihydrolipoamide acetyltransferase family protein: MAEIISMPQLSDTMEEGTIIKWNKKVGDKVSEGDILAEIETDKATQDFEIDVSGILLFIGVEEGKKTRVNDILAIIGEEGEDISHLIKNSKEKIKEKKGEKILSNENRKKNKDRIFISPLAKRMAKEVGISIRKIKGSGDHGRIIKRDIETYEKTLDDNNRRIVHEQIDDKRVILSSMRKKIAEHLTHSKFTAPHYYLIIEIDVGKMIQLRKDLNEKLSTEEKISFNDIIIKAVAISLKKNPNVNTSWKEEEIIYHSFINIGVAVAVKEGLIVPVIHNADQKSLLQISQEIKDKVLRSKSRKIKPEEIENSTFTVSNLGMYGIEFFTSIINIPNSSILSIGTITEKPIVKNSEISIGYVMKVTLSCDHRIIDGSTGSNFLKHLKNLLEDPILILV; encoded by the coding sequence ATGGCGGAAATAATATCCATGCCCCAATTGAGTGATACGATGGAAGAGGGGACTATAATTAAATGGAATAAAAAAGTAGGAGACAAAGTTTCCGAAGGAGATATTTTAGCAGAAATCGAAACGGATAAAGCTACTCAAGATTTTGAAATTGACGTTAGTGGAATTCTTCTTTTTATTGGTGTAGAAGAAGGGAAAAAAACACGTGTCAATGATATATTAGCCATCATTGGTGAAGAAGGAGAAGATATTAGCCATCTTATTAAAAATTCAAAAGAAAAAATAAAGGAGAAAAAGGGAGAAAAAATACTTTCTAATGAGAATAGAAAAAAGAATAAAGACAGGATATTTATCTCTCCTTTAGCAAAAAGAATGGCCAAAGAAGTAGGGATTTCTATCAGAAAGATAAAAGGAAGTGGAGATCACGGTCGGATCATTAAAAGAGATATTGAAACATACGAAAAAACATTAGATGATAATAATAGAAGAATAGTCCATGAACAAATAGATGATAAACGAGTCATTCTTTCTTCTATGAGAAAAAAAATAGCTGAACATTTAACTCATTCAAAATTTACAGCTCCTCACTATTATCTCATTATTGAAATTGATGTAGGAAAAATGATACAATTAAGAAAAGATTTAAATGAAAAACTCTCTACCGAAGAAAAAATTTCTTTTAATGATATTATTATTAAAGCAGTTGCAATCTCTTTGAAAAAGAATCCTAATGTAAATACTTCATGGAAAGAAGAAGAAATAATCTATCATTCTTTCATTAATATTGGAGTGGCAGTAGCAGTAAAAGAAGGGTTAATTGTTCCAGTGATCCACAATGCGGATCAAAAATCATTACTACAAATATCCCAAGAAATCAAAGATAAAGTTTTACGTTCAAAGTCTAGAAAAATAAAGCCTGAAGAGATAGAAAATAGTACGTTTACAGTTTCAAATCTAGGAATGTACGGAATAGAATTTTTTACTTCTATTATTAATATTCCTAATTCTTCTATTCTTTCTATAGGAACCATTACAGAAAAACCTATTGTAAAAAATTCCGAAATTTCAATCGGATATGTCATGAAAGTAACTTTATCTTGTGATCACAGAATAATAGATGGATCTACAGGAAGTAATTTTCTTAAGCATTTAAAAAACCTGTTAGAAGATCCAATCCTCATATTAGTTTAA